The Lycium barbarum isolate Lr01 chromosome 4, ASM1917538v2, whole genome shotgun sequence nucleotide sequence ccactgcgtggtaggatacgggcaagggggagcccactgaggcatccaaccccactgccacggtgaggagggctgttgccactgctgctggtcacctgaggggcatcctccacggcgtcggctgccactgccgccgcccgaaccacggccaccgccgttattattcccAGCGCTAGAGCCGcgatttttgttgttatttttgccccgatgatggtgagaacgaccagaattttccagataagaagagtcatcaaaatcacgtttggaattagccaccatagccgcgggcgagtcatcgtgcatttcagccaacgccttttcctcaaggcacaaacttgaccgatcttcggagaatggtggaagaggcttactttggcggatgtaggtacccaaattcttgtatgcctctgggagtccagccaccagttggagaacgaggcggttgtcggtcaccggagcccccacactcttaagttgatcggtcaaggtcttgagacgttggcaatacgccgaagcgtttggaaaatcccgcatcttgacatgagagaaatcatgttccaaagcaacgacacgggagtttttgttgtcttgaaaaagattacggaggcgatcccaggcctcctttgccgataggtcttcttcgatgattgtatgcaataagtctgtggagatggttgcatatacccattgaagtaccgtggcatccaaagtggaccacaactccttttcgtcgtcggtggtaggagccttctcctttccggttggcagaatgggggaaaggacacggtgagaccgggcatgaagtttgaataattcggcccaagccgaataatgatccgtttccatctcaagaatgattgggatgtgattcttgatgttggagacagccaaagcaggatggaacttggtgtctgccattgatggaaggcaagaaaaatggacggaaattgaagaagaagaagaagaagacgtcggaaaagtgggtagaggacgtcagagaattagggcagcggaagagaaggaaaagaaaccctagtatttgataccatgaaagagattaattccgtgatcattctcattgattgagcTGGTCAAtctaccatagttacaatgtcctattaggatacaaactatactaacctaaaatagaagatttacaaaatattcttttactacatatttacactatttatcatgCTGTTTTCGGAAATGAAAAGACGATGACCATTACTTCATCTGTTCGTTTAATGTCGATTCCAAATCTGGTTTCTCCTGGTCCAGGTGTTAATTCAAGTGGAACCTCTCCAATTCCTGGTAGATACCATAGCCTTACACCTTGTGCAGACTGGTTACCAACATAGCCATCTAGTTGCCTACTCCAAGTGAGATCTTTTCCACTGGTGTTTCTCCTCTCCTTTACACAAAAAATCATGAAGAATAAAAAGATTAGTTCATTATGATAGTTTGGGTAAACCCATTAGGAAGTTAGTTATATACACTGACAGCTTAAAGAATTTTCACTTGTTATCTAGGTTGCCAATCCCCTTAGTATGGACGGTTATCTGTAGTGATCTTTTAGGTGACCCAATGTTGTAAAAAATGCAAACACTGTCAGTGTATAGAAGTAAACTTGATCACAAGAGGTAGACAGAATACCAAATTGCTAATTTGCTCGGTTTGAATATTGACGAATACAAGAGGGATTCCTGAAGATACTGCTGCTGAAAACCAGGCCATGGTACGAACTATTGTGGCTTCTACTCTATACTCTCTTGCCAGAGGCATGAAAACGATGGAGCTAACAACTGTAGAACGAGAATCTGGTAGATACGTTCCCACCTTCATCTTCCAGTGATATTGTAATCCCATTTGGTTATACCCGCGTGAGCCTGAATTGACCATTCTTCTGCTCATTTCTGCATCATCAAACATAATTCTGCTATTAACAGTTTTTTATGCTATCAGTGCAGTTTAACATGTGTAGTAATGGAAAAGAAGAATTGTACCCTGGAGTTCAGTGCAACATGCCAAAGTTAATTCAGCTATAACAGCAAGATGTCTGTGATCAGATGGTGCTCTAACAACAAACCTTTTCTGCAGATTGGAACGACGTCTTTCAACTAAGACATATCCTCTGAGTTTAAGTGTGCTCTCTCCCCTTCTAACTTTCAACCAAATGAAATGTCCAGCAATTTTACCAAGAAATAAGGTTAGCTCTGACCATGCCTTGGCCTGAACAAATGAGGAGTCATCATCAGCAGCTAATTCAACAACGCCTTCTATGATGTCTCCCGGGAGTGGCTTCGTCACATCCCATCCATCTGGATCTTGTTGCCTCACTTTGTTCACACCAACAACTTTCTCAACATTCgccatctgcttcttcttcttgaaGATAGAACAAAAGTATTTCTTGAGTAGCCGCAATAGCTTCATATATATCCAGCACTGATCAACCAATGTGATCAAATTCAACATGGACATCTCTAGGTGGAGTAGATTTCTAGTTGTGAACATTGAAAAGGTATTATGGTCTTTGGTAATTTTCTTAGAGAAATATCCTCAGGTTTGATGTTTCCGAAGGGTCATTTAGCGAACAGGCCGGCTTTTCGGATTCTTGTGAGTAAAAAGTTAACAAAGTGACAAAAAAACACTCAGAATTAAAATGGAAATTGCTCTAGAACATGGTATATAATGAGAAATGAGAATACAACAAGCAAAACTTTTGTCCTTTAACTAGCTCGGAAGTTAGCAtgagtacaaaaaaaaaacaaccaaTGAAACGTAGTCTAAGAAACTATTTTATTTCATGTATGTGGCCATTTAAGACTTGGAAATGCGGGGAAAAGAAACTGCACCCATTTCCTATGCTACACAACAAACTTTACTATAGAAAAAATCTGAAAGGAAGAAATATGTAACTCTCAAACTCCTATGTTCAGTATATACACAATATTGCTCATTTTGTACATTTAAATCTACCTTCAACTATAAATACAATATAACTCATTTGTACATTTAAATCTGCCTTTCAACTATAAATACAATATAAATTAGTAGTAATAAGCTAAATCTGTAGAGACAAAAATGGTTGAAAAATTAATAGTAACTTATAAGAAACCTATGTGATTTCATTGATAGAATAGTAATCAAACTAGTTAACGAATGCTTCAAAAATGCTGGCAAGTTCCTGTTCCAGCTTCGCTATGTCTGCCTTTGCACTCGTCCTTTCTTCAACATCATTAGAGCTTAAACTTTTTTCTCTCTGCGATATCTTCCTCCTAACACTTTTAATCTGCAATCATTTCCAGGGCAATACAAAAATTTTGAGACCTCAATTATCGAGGCGCTATAAAAATAAGGTAGGAGTGAGGGAAGGGAAAAAAGAAAGAGACCTTTCTAAAAGGCCATCTTGACAATCCATCCCTTCGACAAACCTTCTTCATCACGGTAGGACATATATTCAATTTCTTAGCTGCTGTTTCAATAGGAAGATGGAGATATCCTGCAAAGTCTTTCAATCTCAACTTTCCAGTTCTTTCCCTCTGTTGAAAAAAGTGGTCAGAATGCAAAATATTACAAGGACAAAATCTTTACATAAATTATATGGTACCAAAAATAAACTTTGAAGAAAAATGAACCATCAAGTcctgttttcttcattttttgcctGTCGGCCACAATTGATTACGGGCGCTAGCGAAATATAGAAAACATAGctgattatgtatataatatgtataatacttatacttaatatacaaaacatatacattttctggctattattttttaaagtgtttCCAAAAATGTACTACAAACCTGTGCTGAAAGGGGGATCTTTTCATGTCTCACGTCATCTCCATTGGCCTCGCTTTCGGTTTTCATTTCTTGCTGGTTCATATGGCTATCACCTGCAGGTAAATATTGTCCAAGATCATTATCTCGGTAATACAGAACTAATACCATTTAGAATAGATTTAAGGTCTCATTCACAATGCTAACTCAAGCTAAACAAAGTAATTCTCGTATCCTTTTTTTAGATTAAAGGACTAAGCAAAGACGTTACTTACGCGAATTTGTTGGAGATAACTGAAGTAGACTATCAATGTCAAGACAATCACCACCATCAGATCCAACATCTAAAGCATCATAGAAATCACAGAATGGATCTTGCAGCAAAATGTGACCTTCACGCTTACATGCCTCAAAATATTGAACTAAAAACTGCTTCACACGCTTTGTACTATCGTTGCTAAAACTGTTGAAGCACAGGATAAAAACTAAAGTTAATTTAATCAACCAAGTGTTAAAAGTGCATTATAAACTAGAGCAAAATAGAAGAGTATAAAAAGAAGTATAACTCCGTACTCAAATGATTGGGATGACACATGGCTTTGAAAAGAAAAATCCATTGTGTATTTCTCAACAACTGCATGACTGATCCTTCCTAGTGTTCCATAAATTTCAA carries:
- the LOC132637450 gene encoding uncharacterized protein LOC132637450, encoding MDHNPIAIVPYHDPFDDSSSSVAQISLFDQNPTIFISVNDDVDGGFGVSDYDPFADPILLDIPYECSNYLVGNRTNDDGGVSATNNCQILREITHSDGDCFTQFYLLNFYMGLWNFSNDSTKRVKQFLVQYFEACKREGHILLQDPFCDFYDALDVGSDGGDCLDIDSLLQLSPTNSRDSHMNQQEMKTESEANGDDVRHEKIPLSAQRERTGKLRLKDFAGYLHLPIETAAKKLNICPTVMKKVCRRDGLSRWPFRKIKSVRRKISQREKSLSSNDVEERTSAKADIAKLEQELASIFEAFVN